A region from the Brassica napus cultivar Da-Ae chromosome C8, Da-Ae, whole genome shotgun sequence genome encodes:
- the LOC106420182 gene encoding receptor-like protein 1, translating into MCNMMDGEKSWDIIICLGLVLGCYWDLSLTNHQSNLISNSVCVPQENIIIMRTYERYWWWVKEKKQMALVLFMIVTLMLQLQMKGCVGCLETERMGLLQLKSYLKNGFEVEEEGMMKSWSHDDPSSDCCHWKRVKCSDATGGRVVHLSLHRLTPANNEFKNQSLNLSFFHSFPRLQSLDFSFNEFRDLFDPINGHKSFQKLEKLRTLDFYYNRLNNSVFTFLSEARSLRTLNVSHNLLDGVFPPNVSIMTKLKTLDLSYNELSDASQIKVLKDMPMLQELDLSDNRFTDLDRLGAVLPSSLHVLNLAYNQLSSTPKGYLEICALMNLRELDLSSNALTNTPYCLGNLSRLQTLDLSENQISGQLSSFVSGLPSALEYLSLLDNDFNSSFWFSSLANHTRLEVFMLSSKLGMIQAQAETSWLPTFQLKMLKLKNFNLGSTIPSFLVHQNDLRSIYITYSQLKGAFPDWLVQNNTRLEAIRLNNNLLTELRLPSRLVHGLQFLDVACNMIYDSLPEDIGIVFPHLKFMNFSSNHNNGTIPSSMGEMKSLEFLDMSSNRLYGQLPTTFLHGCHSLIALKLSNNHLQGEVFPRHANLTSLDLLFLDGNNFDGSLGKGLLNSKRLAVLDISDNSFSGALPYWIGKISYLSHLLMRGNKLKGQVPHQLQNLHLDVLDMSNNSFSGSIPRNLNVSSLTEVRLHSNEFIGSVPSYLFKAKVLQVLDLRHNSLSGMFLNTTIGNTSKLGVLLLGNNSFQTHIPGKICQLSKVGLLDLSHNKFKGAIPSCFGNMSFGAQTNNAIISPYRYGNIFSSFQSWHYPSALHFLDTEVELGLQPTPGTTVNFVSKSRYETYQGDILRYMYGLDLSSNQLSGEIPVEVWDLKNIRSLNFSSNRLIGSIPDSISKLENLESLDLSNNKLHGSIPPQLADLNSLGVFNISYNNLSGEIPFKGHLMTFDEKSYRGNPHLCGRPTNKSCNLEGATEPSASKRAKEEEEEGDDVMDMVWFYWTCGSVYITTSLALFAFLCIDSRWSREWFYRVDLLVHHLQRFKDGFICN; encoded by the exons ATGTGTAACATGATGGATGGTGAAAAGTCATGGGACATCATCATTTGTTTAGGACTTGTCCTTGGGTGTTATTGGGACCTATCTCTTACAAATCATCAATCTAATCTAATTTCTAATTCAGTTTGTGTACCAcaggaaaatataataataatgagAACATATGAGAGATATTGGTGGTGGGTTAAGGAGAAGAAGCAGATGGCTTTGGTGTTGTTCATGATAGTAACATTGATGCTTCAACTCCAGATGAAAGGATGTGTAGGTTGTCTGGAAACTGAACGGATGGGTCTTCTGCAACTCAAGTCGTATCTCAAGAATGGTtttgaagtagaagaagaaggcaTGATGAAATCATGGAGTCATGATGATCCTAGCAGTGATTGCTGCCACTGGAAAAGGGTAAAGTGTAGTGACGCTACCGGTGGCCGTGTAGTCCACCTCTCGCTTCATAGACTCACACCCGCCAACAATGAGTTTAAAAACCAGTCTCTAAATCTGTCTTTCTTCCATAGCTTCCCTCGACTACAAAGTCTTGACTTTTCATTCAATGAGTTCAGGGACTTGTTTGATCCCATCAATG GTCATAAGAGCTTTCAGAAACTGGAAAAGCTGAGGACCCTGGATTTCTACTACAATCGTCTCAACAACagtgttttcacttttctaagTGAAGCAAGGTCGCTCAGAACTCTAAACGTTAGTCACAATTTACTGGATGGTGTCTTTCCTCCGAATG TGTCAATAATGACGAAACTGAAAACATTAGATCTTAGTTACAACGAACTCTCAGATGCATCCCAAATTAAAG TGCTGAAGGATATGCCGATGTTGCAAGAACTGGATCTAAGTGACAATAGATTCACCGACTTAGACAGGCTAG GTGCAGTGCTTCCTTCATCTTTACACGTATTGAATCTTGCATATAATCAACTATCATCGACCCCAAAAG GCTACTTGGAGATTTGTGCATTAATGAATCTTAGAGAGCTGGATTTAAGCTCCAATGCTTTGACAAATACTCCTTATTGTCTGGGTAACTTAAGCCGTCTTCAAACTCTTGATCTATCCGAAAACCAAATCAGTGGACAGCTGTCTTCCTTTGTATCTGGTCTACCATCAGCGCTTGAGTACTTGTCGCTTCTTGATAATGACTTCAACAGTTCCTTCTGGTTCAGTTCACTGGCCAATCACACAAGACTCGAAGTATTCATGCTGTCATCGAAACTTGGTATGATCCAAGCTCAGGCTGAGACCTCCTGGCTTCCAACGTTTCAGTTGAAGATGCTAAAGCTAAAGAACTTCAATCTTGGCAGCACGATTCCTAGCTTCCTTGTTCATCAAAATGACTTACGCTCCATTTATATTACTTATAGCCAGTTGAAAGGAGCATTTCCGGACTGGCTTGTGCAGAATAATACAAGGCTGGAGGCTATTAGACTGAACAACAATTTGTTGACAGAGCTTCGACTACCTTCTAGGCTTGTTCATGGCCTACAATTCCTTGACGTCGCGTGTAACATGATATACGATTCACTTCCAGAAGACATAGGGATTGTTTTTCCACATTTGAAGTTTATGAACTTTTCTTCAAATCATAATAATGGAACCATTCCATCTTCTATGGGTGAGATGAAAAGTCTAGAGTTCTTGGACATGTCTTCTAATCGTCTTTATGGTCAGCTACCCACAACGTTTTTACATGGTTGCCACTCGCTGATTGCTCTGAAGCTCTCCAATAACCATCTCCAGGGGGAAGTATTTCCGAGACATGCCAATCTTACTAGTTTAGATTTGTTGTTTCTTGATGGCAACAATTTTGATGGGAGTCTCGGAAAAGGTTTGTTGAACTCGAAGCGTCTAGCTGTGTTGGACATATCAGATAATAGCTTTTCCGGCGCACTTCCATATTGGATTGGTAAAATCTCATACCTATCCCATCTACTCATGAGGGGAAACAAGCTAAAAGGTCAGGTGCCTCATCAACTACAAAATCTACATCTTGATGTTTTAGACATGTCAAACAATAGCTTCTCTGGTTCCATTCCAAGGAATCTTAATGTTTCATCTCTCACAGAGGTAAGGCTACACAGCAATGAGTTTATAGGCTCAGTTCCGAGCTATTTATTCAAGGCTAAGGTATTACAGGTGCTCGATTTGCGGCACAACAGTCTTTCTGGAATGTTTCTGAATACTACTATTGGAAATACATCTAAGTTAGGAGTTCTTCTACTAGGGAATAATAGCTTTCAGACTCATATCCCTGGGAAAATATGTCAGCTAAGTAAAGTTGGTCTCTTGGACTTATCTCACAACAAATTCAAAGGCGCCATACCATCATGTTTTGGTAACATGTCTTTTGGTGCCCAAACAAACAACGCAATAATCAGTCCATATAGGTATGGaaacatattttcatccttCCAAAGCTGGCATTATCCATCAGCTCTTCACTTTCTTGATACCGAAGTAGAGCTTGGCCTTCAGCCAACACCAGGAACTACAGTTAATTTTGTATCGAAAAGCAGATATGAAACATATCAAGGTGATATTCTTCGATATATGTACGGTCTGGATTTGTCAAGCAACCAATTATCCGGTGAGATTCCAGTTGAAGTTTGGGATCTTAAAAACATCAGATCCCTGAATTTTTCGAGCAACCGCCTCATCGGCTCCATACCAGATAGCATTTCAAAGCTGGAGAATTTGGAGAGTTTGGATTTATCTAACAACAAGTTACATGGAAGCATCCCTCCTCAGCTAGCTGATCTCAACAGTTTAGGAGTCTTCAATATCTCATATAACAATTTGTCAGGTGAAATCCCTTTCAAAGGCCATCTTATGACCTTTGACGAAAAGAGTTACAGGGGCAATCCTCATCTCTGTGGACGTCCTACTAACAAAAGTTGCAACCTCGAGGGAGCCACAGAGCCAAGTGCATCAAAGCGGgccaaagaggaagaagaagagggtgATGATGTGATGGATATGGTGTGGTTTTATTGGACTTGTGGTTCAGTCTACATCACCACATCATTGGCCTTGTTTGCGTTTCTCTGCATAGACTCACGCTGGTCACGTGAATGGTTTTATCGTGTTGATCTCTTGGTTCATCATCTTCAACGCTTCAAGGATGGCTTTATCTGCAACTGA